The Bradysia coprophila strain Holo2 chromosome IV, BU_Bcop_v1, whole genome shotgun sequence genome includes a region encoding these proteins:
- the LOC119085982 gene encoding uncharacterized protein LOC119085982 has translation MERVVNSMDNGPFSFKSMLNVLTKKRFLFTSNLSDAVAYFGVYKDHPLLSIRSSSKTFRVSLFNCPPYVIYLPGNNLFDGLEFRILSEITHPWTIQPTKCDISQTISDPWSTVLKNVNNGTTDLAMCSVWLNLKSNDFYDATNYIDYQCGTFLVPKPTLVNPAAYLYMSLSRNVWMAFLFSFISTSIIMTLTARTGKRFLKKSWNDKLYIDFSRSFLDSMNVATLHGIEKFPKQDSIKSLFTSWIILSLIMGVAYTTGYTSFLTRPISTKPVDSLVDFLQNGMYWSVVSGPNSLAPTLKATGVTNLVRLSQRTIDKNNATMDDSSNERNALFVKIITNRFITDVNENTDPTYSLRIMKSCFLNYYSVVAFKKYSGYTKYFNEKIRAYAEFGLTERWALNIKGVKNNYMKPYFLSDGKSTDGPIRLSVTTLTGAFTLLWVGLVLATVVFMTERLLRAFYSNRKLLKRN, from the exons ATGGAAAGAGTTGTAAACAGCATGGATAATGGGCCGTTCAGTTTCAAGAGCATGTTGAATGTTCTGactaaaaaacgttttctgttCACATCGAATCTATCCGATGCTGTGGCATATTTCGGTGTATACAAAGATCATCCACTTTTGAGTATCAGAAGTAGCAGCAAAACATTCCGTGTCAGTTTGTTCAACTGTCCGCCATACGTGATCTACCTACCAGGAAACAACTT ATTCGATGGActtgaatttcgaattttgtctgAGATTACTCATCCATGGACTATTCAGCCTACGAAGTGTGATATATCTCAGACAATAAGCGACCCATGGTCAACAGtcttgaaaaatgttaataatGGCACAACTGACTTAGCAATGTGCTCTGTCTGGTTAAATTTGAAGTCTAACGATTTCTATGACGCCACCAATTATATTGACTATCAGTGTGGAACGTTTCTGG TGCCTAAGCCAACACTGGTCAATCCAGCAGCCTATCTGTATATGTCGTTAAGCAGAAATGTTTGGATGGCTTTTTTATTCAGCTTTATTTCAACATCGATAATTATGACGTTAACGGCCAGAACtggaaaacgatttttaaaaaagtcGTGGAACGATAAACTTTATATTGACTTTAGTCGATCATTTCTGGATTCAATGAATGTGGCTACGTTGCATGGGAtagaaaaatttccaaaacaGGACTCAATTAAATCGTTGTTTACCAG ttGGATCATTCTCAGTTTAATAATGGGAGTTGCATACACCACCGGATATACATCATTTCTAACACGTCCAATATCGACAAAACCAGTCGATAGTTTGGTTGATTTTCTGCAAAATGGAATGTACTGGTCCGTAGTTTCCGGTCCAAATTCTTTAGCTCCGACATTGAAGGCTACTGGTGTGACGAATCTCGTTAGATTATCACAACGGacaattgacaaaaataacgCGACCATGGATGACAGTAGCAATGAAAGGAATGCGCTTTTCGTAAAAATCATCACGAATCGCTTCATTACGGATGTAAATGAGAATACCGATCCCACATACTCGCTACGAATTATGAAGAGTTGTTTTTTGAACTACTATTCGGTGGTTGCTTTTAAGAAGTATTCCGGCTAcaccaaatattttaatgagaaaattcgagc ATATGCTGAGTTTGGACTCACAGAACGTTGGGCACTGAATATAAAGGGAGTGAAGAACAACTACATGAAACCATACTTTCTGAGTGACGGCAAAAGTACTGATGGTCCAATTCGATTATCGGTAACAACATTAACAGGAGCATTTACATTACTTTGGGTTGGACTAGTTCTAGCCACAGTTGTATTCATGACTGAACGACTGTTGCGCGCGTTCTACTCAAATAGAAAGCTATTGAAG CGGAATTAA
- the LOC119085985 gene encoding cilia- and flagella-associated protein 91-like: protein MSYKSHQIGPDRVFDHLYDPIYTTGTKDIWKENHNALYRSAPVRIYPQYGTMFTDLPKRPRNIYIQQRNPLPHFPFVDENGSRSNGKRERKCTAAVLGGRDRAKFFDIPLNNEINMNLQLDIGKDHICCHQRSMTPTDAFRTVACETIYREQSAQTKPWMPDFVVDDKCTETPELLYTTKGITGYSAPGILEVKQIERARRRRQLEKAFARSKCKNDPTMRREFWEALEWEDRVAREAELDYCQHLRLEMVKKMMNSRDQKMQQNFTLAMETTINRLEAEKEKKMNNLRVNHQRTLRRLDKQYGEKCKRSKLLAQEHQQTTFVSYNTDFEARLEDLHKMPTMPTNLERFTQPKIDITKPKQPVKEVKKGLWTEKFLVNLYESLKVIQRKIIHQRTAKCLIDIHEEVQSYVSTIELSVESFSDDMDYQHAVFLQKLIKGRAIQSILHEGKEANQELIDQLKETFKLESVWKAECADDWNEENLMEFLGEYINQEFSRYTEQKAIHDRRMLPFKQDLEREREEQKEQQEVVADCLDKVLADLILPELETSDQMSSSPVNDDSSEIVHGVFNNLILPDIYDNLPDDSDEQLQKSVVDEQNQQKLATHDTEKEEIVAHAIEHILQKVISHPAADITNDIMEDIVKKTVELSASLNELNADSLDKEIGGMLDELCDQLLSNLELNDESDGSSSGNDSPE, encoded by the exons ATGTCATATAAAAGCCATCAAATTGGTCCAGATCGTGTATTTGATCACCTGTACGACCCAATTTATACAACAGGAACGAAAGACATCTGGAAAGAAAATCATAATGCACTTTATCGTTCGGCTCCGGTTCGGATTTATCCACAATACGGAACAATGTTCACTGATTTGCCGAAACGTCCTCGCAACATCTACATTCAACAACGGAATCCTCTGCCACATTTTCCATTTGTCGATGAAAATGGTAGTCGTAGTAATGGGAAAAGAGAACGAAAATGTACAGCAGCAGTCCTTGGTGGTCGTGATAGAGCGAAATTTTTCGACATACCATTaaacaatgaaataaatatgaaTTTGCAATTGGATATTGGCAAGGATCACATATGCTGCCATCAACGCTCAATGACACCGACAGACGCTTTTCGGACAGTGGCTTGTGAAACTATATACAG AGAACAGTCTGCCCAAACGAAACCATGGATGCCGGATTTCGTTGTCGATGATAAATGTACCGAGACACCAGAACTGCTGTATACAACCAAAGGTATAACTGGTTATTCGGCTCCGGGTATATTAGAAGTGAAACAAATCGAAAGAGCTCGACGTCGTCGCCAGTTAGAAAAAGCATTTGCTCGAAGTAAATGCAAGAACGATCCGACTATGAGACGCGAATTCTGGGAAGCATTGGAATGGGAAGACAGAGTTGCACGTGAAGCGGAATTAGACTACTGTCAACATTTACGTTTGGAAATGGTTAAGAAGATGATGAACTCCAGGGACCAAAAGATGCAGCAAAATTTCACACTCGCAATGGAGACAACCATCAATCGATTGGAAGctgaaaaagagaaaaaaatgaataatttaag AGTGAATCATCAGCGGACACTGAGGCGTTTAGACAAACAGTATGGCGAGAAATGTAAACGAAGTAAACTCTTAGCCCAAGAACATCAGCAAACGACTTTTGTGTCGTACAATACTGACTTCGAAGCTAG ATTGGAGGATCTGCATAAGATGCCAACTATGCCAACGAATTTGGAAAGATTTACTCAACCCAAAATAGATATTACGAAGCCTAAACAACCGGTAAAGGAAGTGAAGAAAGGACTCTGGACAGAGAAGTTCTTAGTGAATTTGTACGAATCCTTGAAG GTTATTCAACGGAAAATAATTCACCAACGAACTGCAAAATGTTTGATTGACATTCATGAAGAGGTTCAGAGTTATGTATCTACCATAGAGCTATCCGTGGAGAGTTTCAGTGATGACATGGACTACCAACATGCGGTATTCCTCCAAAAACTTATCAAAGGACGTGCTATTCAAAGTATCTTGCACGAAGGTAAAGAAGCCAATCAGGAACTTATTGACCAATTGAAAGAGACATTTAAGTTGGAGTCGGTGTGGAAAGCTGAATGTGCCGACGATtggaatgaagaaaatttgatggAATTCCTTGGTGAATATATCAATCAAGAATTCAGTCGGTATACTGAACAGAAGGCTATTCACGACCGACGTATGTTACCATTCAAACAAGATTTAGAAAGAGAACGAGAAGAACAAAAGGAGCAACAGGAAGTGGTCGCGGATTGTTTAGATAAAGTCCTAGCGGACTTAATTCTCCCAGAACTCGAAACTTCTGATCAAATGTCTAGTAGTCCGGTGAATGATGATTCATCAGAAATAGTCCACGGTGTTTTCAATAATTTGATCCTGCCAGATATTTACGATAATTTGCCAGACGATTCAGATGAGCAGCTGCAAAAGAGCGTAGTAGATGAACAGAATCAACAGAAGCTAGCTACCCATGACACAGAGAAAGAAGAAATTGTTGCACATGCAATCGAGCACATCTTACAGAAAGTCATTTCTCATCCCGCAGCAGATATAACAAATGACATCATGGAGGACATTGTGAAAAAGACCGTGGAACTGTCTGCATCGTTGAACGAACTCAATGCGGATAGTTTGGACAAAGAAATCGGTGGTATGCTGGACGAACTCTGCGATCAGTTGTTGAGCAATTTGGAACTGAACGATGAATCGGACGGAAGCAGCAGTGGGAATGATAGCCCTGAGTAA
- the LOC119085986 gene encoding synembryn, whose product MDHKDLEIIQSGDVEQSGAVFKRFVEKHSQTFDFTVFNQSGQWPIIWNSIFTILKTPDANPDIFPQCLASVRILSRNKSNLNHATVDQFDCLLNIANIGTHNIDCGSEVSVEALKCLCNLVFQSEKCQAMCLKNASIEGIVKRLRTYKDHNVNYELQFFDMKLLFIITGLNPNVRTKVRDDFHGLTYLVETLDMIMRDQRKQNYLPDKHIDLLCEILKVLFNITVRNETSVATEEEEEIQFRRLSVVLHDLLLCKSYNKEKQNELCSNTVNLLTNVPTACFSELIISIHDDDDVSHIKEFERHDMTAVDVLLAFLKGRLDNVQKLSVQQELLSPILMVLVKCVRSNSIERRYIRSVILPPLRDVQNRPEVGNELRNQLCRLLTTPATQVRDLTAELLFVICKENVCRMTKYTGYGNAAGLFANRGLLGGHGGPSTDYSSESEDSDTEEYKQIQHAINPVLGCYDPPRPDPFAGMSDEQKEYEAMKLVNLMDQLNRQGVVQPCRIGADGRPEAVEHILELQEGIPQQQLDHKRKT is encoded by the exons ATGGATCATAAAGACTTGGAAATTATCCAGTCCGGTGATGTGGAACAAAGTGGTGCTGTATTCAAACGGTTCGTCGAAAAG CATTCGCAAACCTTTGATTTCACCGTATTCAATCAATCGGGTCAATGGCCTATTATTTGGAACagcatttttaccattttaaaAACACCCGACGCCAATCCCGACATATTTCCGCAGTGTTTGGCATCGGTGCGAATATTGAGTCGAAACAAGAGTAACCTGAATCATGCGACTGTTGATCAGTTCGATTGTTTATTGAACATTGCAAACATTGGCACACATAACATCGATTGTGGCAGTGAGGTGTCGGTGGAAGCATTGAAATGTTTGTGCAATTTGGTGTTTCAGAGTGAGAAATGTCAAGCGATGTGTCTGAAAAATGCATCCATCGAGGGAATTGTCAAACGACTGAGGACATACAA AGATCACAACGTAAACTATGAACTACAATTCTTCGACATGAAACTATTGTTCATCATAACCGGACTGAACCCGAACGTTCGCACCAAAGTGCGGGACGACTTTCATGGCCTAACGTATTTGGTCGAAACATTGGATATGATAATGAGAGATCAGCGAAAGCAAAATTACTTACCGGACAAGCATATCGATTTGCTGTGCGAAATTTTAAAGGTCCTCTTCAACATCACCGTACGCAATGAAACATCGGTGGCCACCGAAGAGGAGGAAGAAATCCAATTCCGTCGATTGTCGGTGGTGCTGCACGATctgttgctatgtaaatcgtACAACAAAGAGAAACAGAATGAATTGTGTTCGAACACGGTGAATTTGTTGACGAACGTGCCGACGGCCTGTTTTTCAGAATTGATAATTTCCATTCACGACGATGACGACGTTTCACATATCAAGGAGTTTGAGAGGCACGATATGACGGCTGTTGATGTGCTGCTCGCATTTTTAAAGGGACGATTGGACAATGTTCAG aaattgtcTGTTCAACAAGAACTTTTGTCGCCGATTCTAATGGTACTAGTCAAATGTGTTCGAAGCAATAGCATTGAGCGTCGATATATACGTTCAGTCATTTTGCCACCGCTAAGAGATGTGCAGAATCGGCCTGAGGTCGGTAATGAACTACGAAATCAACTTTGCCGATTGCTAACGACTCCAGCCACACAAGTTCGTGATTTAACTGCTGAATTATTGTTCGTCATATGCAAAGAAAATG TTTGTCGTATGACCAAATACACCGGTTACGGTAATGCAGCCGGATTATTTGCGAATCGTGGTCTGCTGGGTGGTCATGGTGGTCCGTCCACTGATTACTCATCGGAAAGCGAAGACAGCGACACGGAAGAGTataaacaaattcaacatGCCATCAATCCGGTGTTGGGCTGTTACGATCCGCCGCGACCCGATCCCTTTGCTGGCATGTCCGACGAACAGAAGGAATACGAAGCGATGAAATTAGTGAATTTGATGGATCAACTCAATCGGCAAGGTGTTGTTCAACCGTGCAGAATCGGAGCTGACGGTCGACCGGAAGCGGTCGAACACATTTTGGAACTACAAGAGGGTATACCACAGCAGCAATTGGATCATAAACGAAAGACTTAA
- the LOC119085988 gene encoding proteasome subunit alpha type-1, producing MFRNQYDSDVTVWSPQGRLHQVEYAMEAVKLGSATVGLKGRDYAVVVALKRASSELASYQKKIIPIDDHLGISIAGITADARVLSRYMRQECLNYKYSNDTVYPASRLIMNLGNKMQSCTQRYDRRPYGVGLLVAAYDDQGPHIYEVVPSANYFSVKAMSIGSRSQSARTYLEKHLEKFSQCSKEELIKHGLEALKGTLPNEDLLTSSNISIGVVGKGENFHILDDKENQAYVDSIEKRKPGGGPDDDPGAGGSSLPSGPGPIDQPSAAEPGDRDPLVAVAMETH from the exons ATG TTTCGAAATCAATACGACAGCGATGTGACGGTGTGGTCACCCCAAGGAAGACTTCATCAAGTGGAATACGCTATGGAGGCCGTTAAGCTCGGATCGGCTACAGTTGGTTTAAAGGGCCGTGATTATGCAGTTGTTGTTGCCTTGAAGCGCGCCTCATCCGAACTGGCATCATACCAGAAGAAAATCATCCCTATCGATGACCATTTGGGCATTTCCATTGCTGGCATCACAGCTGATGCTCGTGTGCTGAGCCGTTATATGCGACAAGAATGTTTGAATTACAAGTACTCCAATGACACCGTCTACCCGGCGTCAAGATTGATCATGAATCTAGGAAATAAAATGCAATCGTGTACGCAACGCTACGATCGTCGTCCTTATGGCGTTGGATTGCTTGTGGCTGCATATGATGACCAAGGTCCTCATATCTACGAAGTCGTTCCCAGCGCAAACTATTTCTCGGTCAAAGCGATGTCAATTGGTTCGCGATCACAGAGCGCTAGAACTTACTTGGAGAAgcatttagaaaaattcaGCCAATGCTCAAAAGAAGAGTTGATCAAACATGGTTTGGAAGCATTGAAAGGAACGCTGCCCAACGAAGACCTTCTTACCAGTTCT AATATCTCCATTGGAGTAGTCGGAAAAGGAGAAAATTTCCATATACTGGACGACAAAGAGAATCAAGCTTATGTCGATTctattgaaaaaagaaagcCTGGCGGTGGGCCTGATGATGATCCTGGTGCAGGTGGTTCTTCATTGCCTTCTGGACCCGGTCCGATTGATCAACCATCAGCTGCTGAACCGGGGGACCGCGATCCCTTAGTTGCCGTGGCTATGGAAACTCACTAA